CCAGGCCTGTAATTCATCCACACCGTAGTGTTCTTTGGCGAAGGCGCGCAGCTGCGCGAGTTCTTCTTCAGCCTGTGGACGGGCGCGTTTCGCCAGATCGGTCAGGAAATCGAGCACCTGCTGCGGGTTTTCCGCCATTTTGGTCGCCAGCGACTTGTGCGCATAGCTATCGAAGCCCAGCAGCTGTGCCAGCTCGTGACGCAGCGCCAGCTCTTCCGCCATCACCTCGCTGTTGTCCCATTTACCTGCGTTCGGCCCCTGATCGGACGCGCGGGTGCCGTAGGCGCGGTACATCTCTTCACGCAGCGCCTGATTGGTACAGTAGGTCATCACCGGCAGGTAGCTCGGGATATCCAGCGTCAGCAGCCAGCCATCCTGCTCTTTGGCTTCAGCCTGCGCTTTGGCTGCCGCTAGGGCGCTTTCCGGCATGCCATCCAGTTCAGCGACGTCGGTAATCAGCTTGCTCCAGCCCATTGTGGCATCCAGCACGTTGTTGCTGTACTGCGAGCCAAGTTCGGACAGGCGGGCGGAAATTTCGCCGTAGCGTTTCTGTTTTTCCGGCGACAGGCCGATACCGGACAGTTCAAAATCGCGTAGCGCGTTATCCACGGATTTCTTCTGCGCTACGCTCAGCGCAGCGTAATGTTCGCCGTCGCGCAGGCTGCGGTAAGCCTGATACAGACCGGCATGTTGGCCGACCCAGGTGCTGTGCTCGGACAGCAGCGGTAAGCACTGTTCGTAAGCGCCACGCAGCTCCGGGCTGTTCTTCACGGCGTTCAGGTGGCTGACAGGGGAGAAGATGCGGCCAAGGCGATCGTCGCTGTCTGCCAGCGGTTGGCACAGATTATCCCATGTAAACGGCCCCGCTTGCGCCACCACGCGTTCTACCGTCTCGCGGCATTCATCCAGTGCGGATTGCACCGCAGGGACAATATCTTCCGTTTTGATGCTGGAGAACGGGGGCAGGGTAAATGAGGTCAGTAATGGATTCGTCATGGTGCCGTCCTGATAATTGTGGGTGATCTCGTTGCCGATCGATTCTTCGTTTTGCCGTTCCAGACTGGCTGCTGCGGGCAATCCGTTGAAGAGAAAAATACGGCAAGGCGGATATCTACTGCGGATTACTGACTAAGATGGGGTCAAGCGCCGTGAAAATCAATGGTGGAGGGGTTGCCGTTCGTGGCCGAAGGTGCGTTTTGCGGTCGTGGAGGAGCTCCATTGAGTGCCTGAACACGGCTGCTCACGTCGCGTTGAAGAGGTTTTCCTGAAAATTTTTGTACTTTTCCTGCCCGATTTTGTTTTTCGCGTGACCTACCTGATGTGTCTTTTTTTTCAATATTTCAGGGGAATGACAATGGCGATAAACAATCATAAGGGTGGGTGCATCGCGCATAAACCTACCTTGGCGGTAACGCGGGCGGTGCAGTTAGCACTGTCTGGCGTATTGATCTTGAGTGCCGGAACGGTCAGCTCGGCGCTGGCGGCGGAAACGACGACAGCTGTCGCGGCGCCGACAGTGACGTTTTCTATCCCCGCTGGGCCGCTAGGAACCACGTTGCAGGCCGTTGCCAGCCGCGCCAATGTCATTCTCACGTTTTCTCCCGATCAAACACAGAATAAAACCAGCGGGAGTGTGCAGGGAACCTACACCGTTCAGGAAGCCTTTGCCGCCGCACTGGCGGGAACAGGACTGAGTGCGGTACAGACGGCTACGGGCTATCGGCTGGAATCCGCGCTTGCCGCCGAGGGGAGCGATGGTAGCCTGATGATCCCGACGCTTTCGGTCGTTGGCGGCACCTCGGACAGCGCCGCCGCCGGACGCTCCGTGTTGCGTCAGGCCGATGTTGATCGCGTGCAGGCCGATAATATTGCCAGCCTGCTCGATAAACTCCCCGGCGTGTCGATGGCGGGATCTCCCCGTCCAGGGGGCCAAAGCCTGAACATCTGGGGCATGGGCGACATGGAAGACGTCAAAGTCGTGTTGGACGGCGCGCCGAAAGGCTTTGAGAAATACCGTCAGGGTTCGGTATTTATTGAACCTGAGCTGATTAAGCGTATCGACGTCGATAAAGGGCCGCATGATATTCGTAGCGGCAACGGTGGCTTCGGCGGCACCATTCATGTTGATACCAAAGACGCCAGCGATCTGCTGCTGCCGGGGGAAAATTTCGGCGGGATGGTCAAATACAGTTATCACACCAACGATCGGCAGAATATCTACAGCGGCGCGCTGTATGGCCGCACGGAAGAGGGAATGGCTGACGGCCTGCTCTATATGAGCAAGCGCGATGGCGACAACATCGAACGCCCTGACGGTACACGCTTTGTCTACTCGACCAGCGACATGGCGTCCTACTTACTGAAGACCAACATCTATCTGACGGACGCTCAGACGTTGACGCTCTCTGCCATGCGCTCCGAATCTGACGGCTGGCAGCCGTTTGCCGCTAAGCGTGACGACATGGCGGCGCCCACACAGGCGGAAATTACTCGTTACGGCTGGGAAGAAGCCTGGCGGCGTAAGCTGGTTTACCGCGATCAGGTGGATAAGAACTACTCGCTGAAATGGAATATTGCACCGGAGGATCAGCCGTGGCTGAACCTTACGGCGTCATTTGCCACCTCAAAAACCGAACAGCATGACCGACGCCCTGATTCAGCTTCACAGAGTAGCTATCTGGGATCGCTGGGGAACGAAAGCTGGGTGAGCTACAAGGATCAGCTTGCGGAGGTCAGTAATGAAAGTCTGTTCACTACTGGCCCGCTCGATCATAAGCTGCTGGTGGGTATGCGCTGGCATCAGCATAAGCGCGACACGCTGATCTACTATCCATCTGGTAAGAATAACGCCGAGTATAACTACGGCTATTTCCAGCCTTACTATATGCCGGCAGGGGAACAGGAAACCCGCAGCCTGTATGTACAGGATGCGGTGACGCTGGGTAGTGTGACGATCACGCCGGGCGTACGTTATGACCACGTGACGAACACGGGGAAACCTAACGCGGCACCACGTTATAACAGCAGCATTCCGGCGGCAGGGCATGACTACAGCAGCGTGACCTACACCGGCTGGTCGCCGCGCATTGGGGCGTTGTGGAAGGCGACGGACAATCTGTCGCTGTTTGCCGATGCCAGCCGTACCTGGCGCGCGCCTGTCGTCGATGAACAGTATGAAGTGCAGTCTGCCGCGTCCAGCGTGCCGGGAACCAGCCGTAATCTGCAAGTGGAAAGCATCAAAGCATTTCGTCTGGGCGCGATTCTGGACTTCAACAACCTGATGCTGGAAGAAGACAGTCTGCAAATCCGCACCACGCTGTTCCGTAACCGCGGGAAAAACGAAATTTTCTACCGTCGCGGTATCTTGTGTGAAGCGCAGACGCAGAGCGGTACGTCATCATCTTGTGGGCAGCCGCTCTCTAACTACCGTAATCTGCCGGGCTATACGATTGAAGGGGTAGAGATTGAATCCTTCTACGACAGCCGCTGGCTGTTTGGCAGCCTGTCCTTCTCCTCAATTCGCGGCGAGCGCGATGCGTCACCGCGTAATCCGTGGGGCAATAAAACCTGGATCGCCGAGATTCCACCGACGACAGCACACGCCACGCTGGGCACCAAAATCCCAAGTCTGGATATGGCCGTAGGCTGGACGGGCGATTTTGTGCGTAAGCAGGATCGTTCACCTGCCGATGGCGATCCACAGGCCGATATTTGGGCGTTGCCGAAGAGCAAGGGATACGTGCTGCATGGCCTGTTCGCCAGCTGGCAGCCGCAGGCGATAAAAGGATTTGAAGCACGTGTGACGGTCGATAACCTGCTGAATACCGATTACTACCCGTACCTGGGCGAATCTGTGTCCGGTGTGGGACGTAACGTAAAAATCAGCGTGTTACAGCGCTTCTAATCATGTCGCGTGGGGCGGAGAGGATTCCGCCCCGTTAGCGAATGATGTTGCATGGGCGTAATGCAAATTCAGCAAATTTGAATAATTTTCGTTTCGGAACTTGACAGTCAGAAGGAAAAAACATAAATAAGAACGATTATCATTCTTATGTTTAAATAGCGCTCTGGGGTAAAGTTCGATGGTGAGGAAAGCGACGGCCAGCGTTAATGACTTTGCCCAGCAGCTCTATTTCGATCACCACCGCTGGTTGTATAACTGGCTGCGTCATAAATTGGACTGTGCCCAGCACGCGGAAGATCTGGCACAGGACACGTTCCTTAGCGTGCTGATGAACCCGGAGCTGCTCACGATTCGCCAGCCGCGCCCGTTTCTGGTCACTGTGGCCCGCCGTCTGGTCGCCAATCATTACCGCCGTAAAAAGATTGAAGATGCCTATCTGGATGTGTTGAGCACGCAGCCGGATGCCTGTATGCCATCCCCGGAAACGCGTCTTCTTACCCTCGAAATTCTTGAACAGCTTGATGCCGCGTTGGACGGCCTGCCAGCGCCAGTCAGGGAAGCATTTCTGCTGGCGCACCTCCACGGCATGCGCTACAGCGAGATCGCCGAACGTTTACGGGTTTCCAGCAGTTCGGTGAAACAGTATCTGCAACGCGCCAACCTCCAGTGTTTCTTTGCGTTGCCGCTATGAACGATCGCACTTTTTATCGTGACAGACAGGGTCAGCCGATTCAGCCAGACAGCGCGCGTGAAGCGGTCGTGTGGCTGACACAGCTGATGTCCGACAGCGTTACGGAACAGGATCGTCGCGAGTGGCAGCGTTGGCGGGAAGCCTCGCCGGATAACGAACAGGCGTGGCAGCATATTGAATCCGTGTGTGCCAATCTGGGTCAGCTTAACGCGCGGGCGGCGCATCAGAGCCTGTCGACGCTTAATGGTATGCAGCGCCGCAGCGTACTCAAAGCGCTGGCGATCCTCTGTCTGACCGGAGGCGCTGGCGTCGCCGGATCGCGCACCGACCTCTGGCAGTCGCTGACGGCGGATTACCAGACGCAGGTCGGTGAACAGCGCCATGCGGTATTGGACGATGGCACGACGCTGCTGCTGAATACGCAGACGGCGCTGAATGTGGCCTATGGCGACGATCTACGCCAGCTCACGCTGATTCGCGGTGAAGTCATGATCGAAACCGGTCAGGCAGAGAAGGCCGCGTTGTATCCACGTCCTTTCATTGTGACGACGGCACAGGGAAAAGTGCAGGCGCTGGGTACGCGCTTCAGTCTGCGAGTGCAGGATGAACATACTCAGGTGGCGGTGTATGACGGCGCGGTGAGACTTCATCCGCAGCAGAACGGTCAGGATGTACAAGTGGTGAAAAGCGGGCAGACCGCGACGTTCACTACGCAACGCTGCGGCCAGATAGAGGCGGCGAAGGCTGAGCCCGCGTGGGTGAAAGGACAGCTGTTGGCGGATAATCAGCGTCTGGTGGATTTTGTTGATGAACTGAGCCGCTATCGCAGCGGCGTGATTCGTTGCCAGCCAGAGGTTGAGAGCCTGCGGCTTTCCGGCGTCTTCCCGCTGTCGGATACCGATAATATTTTAGCGGCGCTGGTGGAGGCGCTCCCTGTACAGGTGCGTTATTTCTCTCGCTACTGGGTTCAGATTGCTGCGCGATAAAATATCCTGTCAAAATCTAATAACATTACTATTTATGCTGTTTTCACTTTTTTTCTGCCCGATCCTCATGACTAAGCGACCTACCATTATCAGTTGCTTTTTTATGCCTAACGATGTGATGAAGAACGCATGATGATCTTCCCGGAACCCCATTCATTGAGCCTGTTTCCCCTGTCTCCACGGCGCGGGGCGGTAGGCTAATGGCTGCACAGACGCTGAAATACAATACGATTCGGCCCGCCACGACGGTTCGTTGGGGGAGCGGTTCGCTGCTGGCGTTGGCGCTACATGCGGGGCTGATTGTCTGGATTAGCTACCATGCGCTTGATTCCTCCATCGAAGCGCCGCCGCCCGCCATGATGTTAATGGTGGCGGATAGCGTGCAATCGACTCCCAGCCCTCAGGATGCGCCTGTCGGCCCGCAGCAGACGCTGTCCACGCCGCAGGAAGCAACGGCTCAACCGGAAAAAATGACGCAGGATGCGCCACCGCTCGCGCCTGCACCGAAGCCAGTTATTACGGCGGCGCAAAAGGAAAAGCCGCAGCCGCAGAAAAAAGTGCAGAAAAAAAGGGAAAAGCCGGTGCAGGAGACGACGCCGCAGGAAGAGGTTGCACCGTCGGAAAAACCACCCGCACCTTTGACCAGCGCACCGCTGCCGGGTAGCAGTCAGCAAGTTGCTGCGCCGTATAACAGCGATGCCGCGCAAATGCGTAAAGGCGTTGCGGACTGGAGCAGCCAGCTGCTGGCGCACCTGAGCCGCTATAAGCGTTATCCGGCGCAGGCGGTACGGCAGCGATTGCAGGGCGTTGCCCAGATTCGCGTGACGTTGGATCGGGCGGGGAAGGTGCTGGCCGTCTCGTTAGCCAGCAGCAGCGGGGTGATGCCGCTGGATAAGGAGTCTGTCGCCTTACCGCAGCGCGCCCAGCCGCTTCCGGCTCCGCCAGCAGAGGTGATTGGGGATAACGCGCAGCTCGCTATCACGATCCCCATTAGCTTTGATTTACGAGAAGTGCGCCGCTAGTCGGCATCAGTTAGCTTGCCGTGTGGGCATCATAGCCTGCATAAAAAAATCGAATCGCATAAGGGTTGCCCTGCTCAGTAAAGAATTCTGCGATTCTCTCCCGTTCCAGCCCGTAGCGGCGTGACAACAACCCTGCTTCGAAGGCGGCCTGCTGACGGTCGCCTTTGGTTTCCGCCAGATTGTGAGCATAGCCGCAGATATAGCCGCGCCGATAATCGTAGCAGTAAGGATGGATGTCGTTGGTGGATTTTGGGCTGGCGGATCTCAGCCCAGCGAGGACGCCCCGCTCAAAATGGTTTCCCATGATAATGCTCCGTGAATGACCGTTATATACTTAATGATATAACGCTTATTTATCACTCACCAGATCTGGTGAAAAATATTCCTGAATCCGTCGGGCGCGGTCTTTTCTTGAACAAGACGTATATACTGTTGCCCTGCCTCCTGAACGGGCGAGGGGTCTGCGCCTGATGGGCACTCTGGGAATACGGAATGGTTAACAAGGAATAACAGCATGATGCACCCGCAAGACGCTTCTCCGGCAATAGGTATCGATCTGGGCACGACAAACAGCCTGATTAGCGTTTGGCAAAATGGCGAGGCACGCCTGATACCGAATGCGCTAAATGACAGCTTCACTCCCTCAGCCGTCAGCATTGATGATGACGGCAGTATTCTGGTGGGCAAACCCGCGATTTCCCGTTTAACGACGCATCCGCATCTGTCGGCGTCGCTGTTTAAGCGCTATATGGGAAGCAAGAAAACCTTCAGACTCGGGGACAAAACGTTCTCTCCCGCCGAACTGTCGGCCATGGTGTTGAAATCACTCAAAGCCGATGCGGAAAGTTATCTCGGGTACCCCATCAAGGATGTGGTGATCTCCGTACCCGCTTACTTCAGCGATGAACAGCGCAAGCAGACGCGTTTTGCGGCGGAATTGGCGGATCTCAATGCCGTTCGCTTAATCAATGAACCTACCGCCGCCTCTATGGCTTATGGCTTACACACGCAGGAGCTGGGGCGTACGCTGGTTTTTGACCTGGGCGGCGGCACCTTCGACGTCAGCGTGTTGGAATATGCGTTTCCGCTGATCGAGGTACACAGCTCGGCGGGTGACAACTATCTGGGGGGAGAAGATTTCACGCAGGCGATGGTAAAAAGCTGTCTGAAAGCGTGGAAGCTTGAGGATGCGGTGATTCCAGCGACGGATCTGGCACGTCTTTACAGTCAGGCTGAAGCGCTGAAATGTCAGTCCGGCTTTCCTGCTCAATCGAATGAGCTGGTGTGGCACTGGCGCGAGGAAGACTGGCGTATTGTGTTGGATGATGAAGAAATCGAAGCGGCGTGGCTGCCGTTGATGAACCGTATCCGTGCGCCGATAGAGCAGGCGCTGCACGATGCTCGCCTGAAGCCTGAGCAGTTAGACCATGTGGTACTGGTCGGCGGGGCATCAAAGATGTCGATTATCCAGAAACTGGTGGTCAGACTGTTTGGCAAATTACCTTATCAGCATCTGGATGCCGATACCGTTGTCGCCAAAGGTGCGGCGGTACAGGCCGCTTGCCGGCTACGCGAGCAGGATATCGAAGAAGTGATCCTGACGGACGTTTGTCCGTATACCCTCGGGATTAAGACTGCCAACGATAAGCAAAATGGCCTGTTTTCCCCGATACTGGAGCGCAATACGGTGGTGCCGACCTCGCGG
This genomic window from Pectobacterium carotovorum contains:
- a CDS encoding TonB-dependent receptor, which encodes MAINNHKGGCIAHKPTLAVTRAVQLALSGVLILSAGTVSSALAAETTTAVAAPTVTFSIPAGPLGTTLQAVASRANVILTFSPDQTQNKTSGSVQGTYTVQEAFAAALAGTGLSAVQTATGYRLESALAAEGSDGSLMIPTLSVVGGTSDSAAAGRSVLRQADVDRVQADNIASLLDKLPGVSMAGSPRPGGQSLNIWGMGDMEDVKVVLDGAPKGFEKYRQGSVFIEPELIKRIDVDKGPHDIRSGNGGFGGTIHVDTKDASDLLLPGENFGGMVKYSYHTNDRQNIYSGALYGRTEEGMADGLLYMSKRDGDNIERPDGTRFVYSTSDMASYLLKTNIYLTDAQTLTLSAMRSESDGWQPFAAKRDDMAAPTQAEITRYGWEEAWRRKLVYRDQVDKNYSLKWNIAPEDQPWLNLTASFATSKTEQHDRRPDSASQSSYLGSLGNESWVSYKDQLAEVSNESLFTTGPLDHKLLVGMRWHQHKRDTLIYYPSGKNNAEYNYGYFQPYYMPAGEQETRSLYVQDAVTLGSVTITPGVRYDHVTNTGKPNAAPRYNSSIPAAGHDYSSVTYTGWSPRIGALWKATDNLSLFADASRTWRAPVVDEQYEVQSAASSVPGTSRNLQVESIKAFRLGAILDFNNLMLEEDSLQIRTTLFRNRGKNEIFYRRGILCEAQTQSGTSSSCGQPLSNYRNLPGYTIEGVEIESFYDSRWLFGSLSFSSIRGERDASPRNPWGNKTWIAEIPPTTAHATLGTKIPSLDMAVGWTGDFVRKQDRSPADGDPQADIWALPKSKGYVLHGLFASWQPQAIKGFEARVTVDNLLNTDYYPYLGESVSGVGRNVKISVLQRF
- a CDS encoding sigma-70 family RNA polymerase sigma factor yields the protein MVRKATASVNDFAQQLYFDHHRWLYNWLRHKLDCAQHAEDLAQDTFLSVLMNPELLTIRQPRPFLVTVARRLVANHYRRKKIEDAYLDVLSTQPDACMPSPETRLLTLEILEQLDAALDGLPAPVREAFLLAHLHGMRYSEIAERLRVSSSSVKQYLQRANLQCFFALPL
- a CDS encoding FecR domain-containing protein, yielding MNDRTFYRDRQGQPIQPDSAREAVVWLTQLMSDSVTEQDRREWQRWREASPDNEQAWQHIESVCANLGQLNARAAHQSLSTLNGMQRRSVLKALAILCLTGGAGVAGSRTDLWQSLTADYQTQVGEQRHAVLDDGTTLLLNTQTALNVAYGDDLRQLTLIRGEVMIETGQAEKAALYPRPFIVTTAQGKVQALGTRFSLRVQDEHTQVAVYDGAVRLHPQQNGQDVQVVKSGQTATFTTQRCGQIEAAKAEPAWVKGQLLADNQRLVDFVDELSRYRSGVIRCQPEVESLRLSGVFPLSDTDNILAALVEALPVQVRYFSRYWVQIAAR
- a CDS encoding energy transducer TonB; its protein translation is MAAQTLKYNTIRPATTVRWGSGSLLALALHAGLIVWISYHALDSSIEAPPPAMMLMVADSVQSTPSPQDAPVGPQQTLSTPQEATAQPEKMTQDAPPLAPAPKPVITAAQKEKPQPQKKVQKKREKPVQETTPQEEVAPSEKPPAPLTSAPLPGSSQQVAAPYNSDAAQMRKGVADWSSQLLAHLSRYKRYPAQAVRQRLQGVAQIRVTLDRAGKVLAVSLASSSGVMPLDKESVALPQRAQPLPAPPAEVIGDNAQLAITIPISFDLREVRR
- a CDS encoding DUF2623 family protein; the encoded protein is MGNHFERGVLAGLRSASPKSTNDIHPYCYDYRRGYICGYAHNLAETKGDRQQAAFEAGLLSRRYGLERERIAEFFTEQGNPYAIRFFYAGYDAHTAS
- a CDS encoding molecular chaperone HscC, which translates into the protein MMHPQDASPAIGIDLGTTNSLISVWQNGEARLIPNALNDSFTPSAVSIDDDGSILVGKPAISRLTTHPHLSASLFKRYMGSKKTFRLGDKTFSPAELSAMVLKSLKADAESYLGYPIKDVVISVPAYFSDEQRKQTRFAAELADLNAVRLINEPTAASMAYGLHTQELGRTLVFDLGGGTFDVSVLEYAFPLIEVHSSAGDNYLGGEDFTQAMVKSCLKAWKLEDAVIPATDLARLYSQAEALKCQSGFPAQSNELVWHWREEDWRIVLDDEEIEAAWLPLMNRIRAPIEQALHDARLKPEQLDHVVLVGGASKMSIIQKLVVRLFGKLPYQHLDADTVVAKGAAVQAACRLREQDIEEVILTDVCPYTLGIKTANDKQNGLFSPILERNTVVPTSRVETFSTGSPGQDNICIAIYQGESPYVDNNVFIDEFTMPIKAKTYKQSIEVRFSYDINGLLEVDVNLPDSGDNFTKVIDRSPTGLSAEQQQKSHQKLQALKIHPRDNLMNRNLLARLEKAWAQTRLEERQQIGFWLRDFEQALAGQYAPAIDETRQRIEQYLDEVSR